A window of the Acetobacteraceae bacterium genome harbors these coding sequences:
- a CDS encoding DUF4065 domain-containing protein: protein MLSAQTVANRLIELARKEGKAFTPLQLQKLVYLAHAWTLGLDHKPLITNRIEAWQYGPVIPDMYDQLRRYKAEPVKQLIPAMSEHIKPRQEDIIKEIYKTYGDLTGGQLVSLTHKKGTPWSEVFNNGAGQWDIIPDDLIQRHYEEKLAKNNQ from the coding sequence ATGCTAAGCGCACAGACTGTTGCCAATCGCCTAATTGAACTCGCAAGAAAAGAAGGGAAGGCCTTTACACCACTTCAACTGCAAAAACTTGTTTATCTTGCCCATGCTTGGACTCTTGGATTAGATCATAAGCCTTTAATCACAAATAGAATTGAAGCCTGGCAGTATGGACCTGTCATACCTGACATGTACGATCAGTTACGCCGTTATAAAGCAGAACCTGTAAAGCAACTTATCCCTGCTATGTCTGAACATATCAAACCAAGGCAAGAAGACATCATTAAAGAAATCTATAAAACCTATGGCGACTTAACAGGGGGACAATTAGTTTCATTGACTCATAAAAAGGGAACGCCTTGGTCTGAGGTTTTTAATAACGGCGCAGGGCAATGGGATATTATCCCTGATGATTTAATACAACGCCACTATGAAGAAAAACTTGCTAAAAATAATCAATGA
- a CDS encoding helix-turn-helix domain-containing protein, with product MTTDELRACMDSLEWSQHALSRILGVSHTTVSRWATGKLPIPENVAIWIRGTSQYLRENPLPDGWKTWQERRSAE from the coding sequence ATGACAACAGATGAGCTGCGGGCGTGCATGGATTCTTTAGAGTGGAGTCAGCATGCTTTATCGAGAATTTTAGGCGTAAGTCACACAACCGTTTCTCGCTGGGCAACAGGAAAGCTACCAATCCCTGAAAATGTTGCTATTTGGATAAGAGGGACTTCTCAATACCTAAGAGAAAATCCTCTACCAGATGGCTGGAAAACATGGCAAGAGAGACGTTCTGCTGAATAG
- a CDS encoding helix-turn-helix transcriptional regulator, whose translation MKAIQKDRKTNISIVQIRSARSLLGWTQGQLAEKAGLSSISIVRIEKEQVEPRQSNLDLIQKALEDAGVEFLPEGKAGEGVRFKTPRKG comes from the coding sequence ATGAAAGCAATACAAAAAGATAGAAAAACAAACATTTCAATAGTGCAGATTAGAAGCGCCAGAAGCCTATTAGGCTGGACGCAGGGACAACTGGCAGAAAAAGCTGGGCTAAGCAGTATCTCTATTGTTCGTATTGAAAAAGAGCAGGTAGAGCCAAGACAGAGCAATTTAGATTTGATTCAAAAGGCTTTAGAAGATGCTGGAGTCGAGTTTTTGCCAGAGGGGAAGGCAGGAGAAGGTGTTAGATTTAAAACGCCTAGAAAAGGCTGA
- a CDS encoding DUF551 domain-containing protein gives MRKDPRIKALEIALMPCRCAGETEAESYRRALKEADLSAWRNAKITPAPENEEVLVFAVTNNPFLPTIISSGSFMAEYLEWNVSGYSEKELKVTHWQPLPPDPLEEKVSLSRSTKMAFSSAQRKGR, from the coding sequence ATGAGAAAAGACCCACGCATTAAAGCCTTAGAGATTGCATTGATGCCTTGCCGTTGTGCTGGTGAGACAGAAGCAGAAAGCTACCGCAGGGCATTAAAAGAAGCGGACCTATCCGCTTGGAGAAATGCCAAAATAACACCTGCCCCAGAGAATGAGGAAGTTCTTGTTTTCGCAGTAACGAACAATCCCTTTTTACCGACTATTATTTCAAGCGGTTCTTTTATGGCCGAATATCTTGAGTGGAATGTGAGCGGATATTCTGAAAAAGAATTGAAGGTTACGCATTGGCAACCGCTTCCGCCTGATCCACTAGAGGAAAAAGTTTCCCTTAGTCGAAGTACTAAAATGGCCTTTAGCTCTGCCCAGCGAAAAGGGAGATGA